CGAATAGTAAACAGTACAAGATGCCGGTACTCTATATTACAGCATTTTCCTTTAAAATGCCCAATTTATAATGGCACTAACTACCACTACTAATCCAATAATCATTAAAATCGTTCTAATCATTTGTATCATCCTCTCTCTCTGCATTTGTTGTTACCTTTCCCCATTTGCTTTTTTTAAAACTAAGCTAAATGTTTATTACAGAGAGAGTGTGTGATCGTTAGGACCGATGTACTGTCTTTTGAGCTGACAACAGTTCAGCCACCTCTTTTACTGCATCTTCCGCCCAATTTTCAAGCGTGTCCACGGTTGTGGCTGCGATTGGATGTGGAATGACAGCAAAGGAATAATCAGGTAAACCATGGGCTATTGCCATCGCTTTTCCTGAGCTGATAAAAGGTTCAGTTACGATGACTGCTGCAGGTACTTGTTTTTTCTCCATCACGATTCCATCGAGCAAACTGCCCGAGCTGCAGGAACCTCAATCACCGATCCCAGAAATAACTAAATCACACTGCTTTTTTAGCTGATCTGCTTCCCTATCGGGGATCGCATGAGAAAACGATGACTTTTTTACTGTTATTATTTCTTTTAACTGAAAACGTTCTTTTAGATGTCTGCCAATATATTGTAAAACGGTGTCTGCATTTCTTTTGCCGTTATCAATTAAGCCTAACGTCTTGTTTTCCAGTGACAAAGGCCTCGGAGCTGTTTGTGCTTGTTCTGGTACTGGGCTCTTTGTTGGATTATAGACGGTAATGCTCATCAAATCACTCCTTTTGTTTTTCGATCAAAGCAAGGTATATCATTTGAGCCAATCACCGATTGACTAGCATCAGCATTGTCAGGTGAAACCTGTTTCAGTCAGAATTGATTTTGTGACAGCACGCGAAATATTAGCGCCGAACCAGCCTGGAATACAAGCTGAAAAGCGTCCGGCTTCCCCTCCCGCTGTCAGCAAAAGAATGCTTTCTGGAGAAGGCACGGCATGTACCATTGTTTTTTCATCTTGTTTTTCCATTGGTGCTTCTATATAACCACCTTTTTTCAAATCACTTAGCGGCCGTTTCGCATGTTCATAGAGAAAACGGCGCACAGATGCTTTATTCCATCCTTGTTTGTTTAGATCTCTGTAATGCTCTGGGCAAATCACCACTCCCATTTCGGTTTCTCCGCCCATATTAAAAGTGCCAAGACCGCTCATTCGGTCTGCTAGGGTAAGTAAAATATTTTCTGGCTGCAAGGAAGCATGATTGTTCATTTGATTTGGTCCTTCTGCAGCAAACACGGTTACGGTACTATCTTCTTTGGCAAACCCCTTTTCAACATGCAAAGGTTCCCACTCTGTATCTTCGTTTTCTGCTATGCAGTACGTAAATTTACCTGGGTGCCCTAAAGTGGCCCGGTCAAATTCTTTAGATCCTCCAGCGTTTATCATAAGTAATCGAACCGCTCGGCCTATGGTCGCGTTTGCACGATTTCCTGGTCCGAAAAGATTTTCTCCTGCATTAACCGCAAGCGTTTTAGAAATAGGTCCATTCACAATGATTAATATAGCAGCGCCAGCTGTACTCGCCGTTGGTCCGTGAAGTCCGAAGTCCGGATCACTCATTGCTGAAACAGCAGTCACCACTACCGGAAAATAATCGGGTAAGCATCCCGCCATCACTGCATTGATCGCTGCTGCTTCTGCCGTAAACACGCGTCCGCGTTCAGGAATAGAACCAATGACGGTGTCTTTTTTCATGCCGACAAAATCTAACATCGCTTGAATTCTTTCTTCTGTTGGAGGTACGACTGGTAATCCATCTGTCCAGCCTTTTCGGTAATATAATTCCATTGCAGCCGATTCATTTTCAACTGTAATAGCTTCTGCGTTAATCGATGCCACTTATTCACTCCCTTTCCTGTTATAATGATAAGTTATCATAACAATCAGAATTTTTGAACTGTAAAGGGTTTCTTATTTAACAAGTGTTTTTGGATTATGGCTGTACAGCTGGTTCACTAATTTCCCTGCTTCCGCTGGAAACTCAGCCATAACAGCCTTCCTTTAGAAAATTTAAACTAAAGTACAAAAAAGAGCCTCCCCTGCTAAGGGAAAGCTCATGCTCATTATTCATAAATGCTGTCTGCGTTTTTATAGCGAAGCTGCTCAGCATGATTTTCAACCATTGCCGTACCCGGATGCGGCGTTTCTTCATTAATTTCCCTTACATTAGGCTGCTCGATTTCTGGTTGTCGTTTTATGCGCTCTGGTTGTTCTCTTTTATCAGCCATAGCTTCTCCCTCCTTGCGTTTACTTTTTCCTCTCTTCGTGTCGTTATGAGCGTTATTTTTAGACTCCATAGGTTTTTAATGCAAAATAGTGGGAAAAAAAGTAGTATAAAGAACCAAGGAAGCTGACGAGTAAAGAGGGGAAGGATCCTACATGAAAATCAATCGAATTTTTTCTTTTGGCCGAACGCTGAAAAAGGAAATGATAGATGACAGAGCAACAGGACTAGCAGCAGAACAGGCATTTTATTATATGCTTGCCCTTTTTCCGATGATGATCTTATTTTTATCTATTCTTCCTTATTTGTCTATGGACGGCCAAAGAGTAATGATGGTTGTAGAAACAGCTCTGCCTCGCGACACCACCCGCATGATTGAAGAAAATGTATTAAGTGTGGTCAGCGATTCCAACAGCGGGCTGCTTACTTTCGGGATCATTGGTACGATTTGGTCCGCATCTACAGGAATGAATGCTTTCATCAGAGCTATGAATGAAGCGTTCAACGTAGAAAACCAAAGATCTTTTCTTAACGGAAGATTATTGTCTATTTTATTAACGATCGGTATGATAGTAACCTTTCTTATTATTTTTGCTCTTTTTATTTTTGGTGAAGTAATTTTAAACACCGTTTCTAATTATGTTTTCATGCCAGATGAAACCGAGTCGCTTTTAAAAGTGGTACGCTGGATCCTTACAGTTCTTGTTATGATTACAATTCTGTGCTGTCTTTACTATTTTGCCCCTAATAAAAAAATTACGTTTAAGCATGTACTTCCAGGAGCCATTACAGCAACGATTATATGGCAGGTCGTATCTCTTGGTTTCTCTTTTTATGTAAATAACTTTGGAAATTACTCCGATATGTACGGCAGTCTTGGCGGCGTTATCGTCCTTATGCTTTGGCTCTTTTTGACTGGTCTGGCTCTTGTTATCGGCGGAGAACTAAACGCGATTCTGCATAAAAACCGTTCAGCCGGTTAACTGGTTGATTCGTTTCTCCACCTTTTCCCGCCAGGACTCCGCTAATGCATCGACAGCTGCTATTTTTTGAAGGGCTTCGAGATCTTTTGCGTTGTGAAAATACGTATGAAGAGAATAAGCGACAGTAACCTTGTCAAGATGCTGTTCTACGAGCTGGATGGTATCTGTTTTTCTTATCGTTCCTTCTTTTAATACACGGCATAAAAAGCCTGTATAGCCCGTTTCCACTACTCTTGATAAAAGATTTGGTATATTATTCCGCCTGCTGATCGTGTCACATGGAATGCGCCCCTGTGTAACCTGGATGATGGCATCTCCAATTTTATAGGTATCCCCAATGCATACTTTTTCTTCTGTCATGTTACGAGCTGTTATGTTTTCCCCAAATGCGGCATCAGCAAGCTTTGTGTTACATTCACTTTCCCAGTGCAAATAGTGGTCATACGGATAGATACAAATCACCCGGTCGGTGCCGCCGTGATTTTTTTTATCCGCCACCTCATCATTTTCCAAACCGTCTTCCGCTGCATATATTTCTTCTACGCTTTGTTTTTGAATGCCTGTTTTCATGACTTTGCCGTTTTGGTACATCATAAGCTGTGGACGCCCTGCAGCCAAATGCTGTATGAAATATGAAGATGACATTTTCTTCCTCCTCCTTTTTTAATCTTTTAAAATAATCATACCATTCCGATGTTTAAAAATAAAAAAAGACGGGTAAAAAAACAAGAGTTTATTTTAAAGGGGGATTTTATGTCGGATCCAATTGCGCTTACAAAAATCACAATTGAACAAGACAAACCGCCCCACAGACTGGCGTACATAGACGGTTTTGAAGAACCGTTTCATTACGGGGTTCATGGCGGGGTGAAAGAATTTTACGGAGTTGAACCAGAAACCGAATACCCTTCGACTTTGGACCACATCGTCGCTTCAGCAGGCGGCTGACTTACCGGAACATTATCAGGCGCGCTGTATGCGCGTCAAATCCCGCCTTACCCGGACAAAATCAAAACAACCGTGCAAGGTACCATTGAAGCTCCGGAAGGCGTCCTGAAAATTACGAAAATCCAGTGCCATTATGACCTTAAGATTCCTAAAGGCAAACGAGAAGCAGCCGAACGGGTGTTAAACGTATTTGAAACAAAATGCCCGGTAGCACAGACATTAAAAGGCTGTGTGGAATTTGAACATTCTTGGACGATTGAAGAATATGAAGAGTAATAAAGAATCGGCCGGCTCCTTTTTTGAGCCGGCCGTTTTGTTTGAAATTTGTAACGGACAAACGTTTTTAAATTTTTAATCACTCGCTTTGGTCTTTCAGCATGATCTGGTTTTTCTTTTTCACCAGCGTGCTCCGGTTTTTGCCAATGCCTTTTCTAGGATGTTCACTGTCTTCTTCGTCGTCTTCCTCGTCTGTCTTGTCAAACCGATAAGCAAACACATCCATACCGTTCTCTGTTTCACGGAGGTAGTCAATTTCATCTGTTTCATAAGCTGAAGATTCTGCTTCTGATGGGCTTACAAATATGACATCTCCGTTTGTTTCAATATCAGACAGCTTCCAGTTATCTGTCGGTTCTGGAGAAATTGGACCGTCTTGTTCCATAATATAATCGATAATGATGTGCCTGTTTTCATCGGTTGAAGCAAGTATCGTTTCCTGTTCGGCGTCAGCCAAATGGCCTCCTCCTCCGCCGGCACGGTAGTTATTGGTAACTACCAGGAATTCCTGTTCTTCTGTCACATCTGCACCGTTATACGTCAAATCTTTGAAATAAATCGACTTTATCGGGGTATCGCTTAACAATAAAATTTTCCCTAAAAACCTACTATTTTATTGAATTTTCTTAAAAACAAACACAGCAAGCAGGACTTTTTTTTAGGACTTTTTATTTTTCTTCCTCCTTTCCCTTTTTTTCCATCCATATAGAGAGAAAATCTAAAAGAAGAAGGAGAAGAAGGAAATGAAAAGATCAACCGTTCACTATGAAGCTGCCAAAAAGCACGTTTCTTTTACTACAATTGAAGAAATGAATAACCACGTTATAGAACATATCAAATCCGTTAAGATGAATCACACAGAAAAATACATTCTTACGATTCTAGCCCAACATTCTTTAAAATACCCAGGAGTAAGCTGGATTAAAGTGAAAAACATAGCCGCCCACGTAAAAAAAAGCGAACGCATGACTAATTATGCACTATCCTCTCTTGAAAAGAAAAATGTTATTAAACGCATTCCTGTAATGAGAGACAAAACAGGCGGCAACAGCAGCAATTTGATTGTTATTTTGCAGGCTGCAATGTCAGGCCGTTCTGATTTCAGACCGTCTTTTTCAGAGCGTTCCGCTTCAGAAAATTCTGATATTCCAATGGTTTTAGAACTAGATTTGGATAAGGAATCTTTTTCTTTTAAAAAAAGATTTAAACAAGATAATAAAATATATAAAAGCGAAGACCATTTATATAAATTGTTTCAACACATATGGAAAGATAAACAAGTGTGCTACGGATCTGCTTACATGAACAAAGTGGTGGAAGCATTAATTAAAGAATATGAAAAAATCGAATTTGCGAAACGACAGCTTGAGAAAAGACGACAGTCTAAACGCGTTCAAGTTCCGGATTATGACTGGCTGAATAAAATCGATTATACCAATTTTGAAGAACGCACCTCTTGGCTTGGTTAATCATCTTCTTGTTCCATTCGCTTTCGTACCTTTTCTTTTGGATCCCAGCAGTTGAATTGGTATTTAGGATGGGTTTCATAG
This DNA window, taken from Alteribacillus bidgolensis, encodes the following:
- a CDS encoding UGSC family (seleno)protein; this translates as MSITVYNPTKSPVPEQAQTAPRPLSLENKTLGLIDNGKRNADTVLQYIGRHLKERFQLKEIITVKKSSFSHAIPDREADQLKKQCDLVISGIGDUGSCSSGSLLDGIVMEKKQVPAAVIVTEPFISSGKAMAIAHGLPDYSFAVIPHPIAATTVDTLENWAEDAVKEVAELLSAQKTVHRS
- a CDS encoding YihY/virulence factor BrkB family protein, which produces MKINRIFSFGRTLKKEMIDDRATGLAAEQAFYYMLALFPMMILFLSILPYLSMDGQRVMMVVETALPRDTTRMIEENVLSVVSDSNSGLLTFGIIGTIWSASTGMNAFIRAMNEAFNVENQRSFLNGRLLSILLTIGMIVTFLIIFALFIFGEVILNTVSNYVFMPDETESLLKVVRWILTVLVMITILCCLYYFAPNKKITFKHVLPGAITATIIWQVVSLGFSFYVNNFGNYSDMYGSLGGVIVLMLWLFLTGLALVIGGELNAILHKNRSAG
- a CDS encoding MOSC domain-containing protein; its protein translation is MSSSYFIQHLAAGRPQLMMYQNGKVMKTGIQKQSVEEIYAAEDGLENDEVADKKNHGGTDRVICIYPYDHYLHWESECNTKLADAAFGENITARNMTEEKVCIGDTYKIGDAIIQVTQGRIPCDTISRRNNIPNLLSRVVETGYTGFLCRVLKEGTIRKTDTIQLVEQHLDKVTVAYSLHTYFHNAKDLEALQKIAAVDALAESWREKVEKRINQLTG
- a CDS encoding OsmC family protein; this translates as MPPYPDKIKTTVQGTIEAPEGVLKITKIQCHYDLKIPKGKREAAERVLNVFETKCPVAQTLKGCVEFEHSWTIEEYEE